A part of Haloarchaeobius sp. HME9146 genomic DNA contains:
- a CDS encoding MATE family efflux transporter: protein MGLSDLFKGKEEMDLTSGDIAKPLFFLSLPIVITNLLQTAYNLADTFWLAQVNEVALAAITFGFPMVFLLISLGMGLSVAGSVLVAQHTGAEEPREAEYAASQTVMFAFVASTILGIVGFFAVDTVLWTLGARGAVLREATQYMEVISLGMPFLFGFFVFISLMRGYGDTVTPMLVMFGTVVLNVVIDPLFIFGFGPIPDGLGVQGAAIATVISRFVATVVGIAIMLRGNRGVQIRFSQMRPDLAFFKKMFGIGVPASIEGTGRSVSVNLMLIVVAIFSSGFVAAFGVGIRIFSVIFLPAIAVGQGVETMVGQNIGAGKYDRAKRTADTAAVGMFAALSVLAVVVFAFTEPIVSPLSPNEEVTDIAVTFLRVVAPTFGFIGVMRSYNGAFRGSGKTMVSAAIAITMLGIIRLPIAWVLSRGIDPVASMVPFATGQAGIWASFVVSNTLGAVIAFAWFRRGTWRGADVRGRGAVDASPTDD from the coding sequence ATGGGCCTCTCGGACCTGTTCAAGGGCAAAGAGGAGATGGATCTCACGTCGGGGGACATCGCCAAGCCGCTGTTCTTCCTCTCGCTCCCGATCGTCATCACGAACCTGCTCCAGACCGCCTACAACCTGGCGGACACCTTCTGGCTGGCGCAGGTCAACGAGGTCGCACTGGCGGCCATCACCTTCGGGTTCCCGATGGTGTTCCTGCTCATCTCGCTCGGCATGGGGCTCTCGGTGGCAGGGAGCGTCCTCGTCGCCCAGCACACCGGAGCCGAGGAACCGAGAGAGGCCGAGTACGCCGCCTCACAGACCGTCATGTTCGCGTTCGTCGCCTCCACCATCCTCGGGATAGTCGGCTTCTTCGCGGTCGATACGGTGCTGTGGACCCTCGGCGCTCGCGGCGCGGTCCTGCGCGAGGCCACCCAGTACATGGAGGTCATCTCGCTCGGGATGCCGTTCCTCTTCGGTTTCTTCGTCTTCATCTCGCTGATGCGGGGCTACGGCGACACCGTCACGCCGATGCTCGTGATGTTCGGGACGGTCGTCCTCAACGTCGTCATCGACCCGCTGTTCATCTTCGGCTTCGGCCCGATTCCGGACGGCCTCGGCGTGCAGGGCGCGGCCATCGCGACCGTCATCTCCCGGTTCGTCGCGACCGTGGTCGGCATCGCCATCATGCTCCGGGGGAACCGGGGCGTCCAGATCCGGTTCTCGCAGATGCGCCCCGACCTCGCGTTCTTCAAGAAGATGTTCGGTATCGGCGTTCCGGCCTCCATCGAGGGCACCGGCCGCTCGGTCTCGGTGAACCTCATGCTCATCGTCGTCGCCATCTTCTCCTCCGGCTTCGTCGCCGCCTTCGGGGTCGGCATCCGCATCTTCTCGGTCATCTTCCTCCCGGCCATCGCGGTCGGCCAAGGCGTCGAGACGATGGTCGGCCAGAACATCGGCGCGGGCAAGTACGACCGGGCGAAGCGAACCGCCGACACCGCGGCTGTCGGGATGTTCGCCGCGCTCTCGGTCCTGGCAGTGGTCGTCTTCGCGTTCACCGAACCCATCGTCTCGCCGCTGTCACCCAACGAAGAGGTCACGGACATCGCGGTGACGTTCCTCCGGGTCGTCGCGCCGACCTTCGGCTTCATCGGCGTGATGCGCTCGTACAACGGCGCGTTCCGCGGGTCGGGGAAGACGATGGTCTCGGCGGCCATCGCCATCACCATGCTCGGCATCATCCGCCTCCCCATCGCCTGGGTGCTCTCGCGTGGCATCGACCCGGTCGCTTCGATGGTCCCGTTCGCGACCGGTCAGGCCGGTATCTGGGCGTCGTTCGTCGTCTCGAACACGCTCGGCGCGGTCATCGCGTTCGCCTGGTTCCGCCGGGGCACCTGGCGCGGGGCCGACGTGCGCGGCCGGGGCGCGGTCGACGCGTCGCCGACGGACGACTAG